The stretch of DNA TGCAGAATATTATTGAATAATGGAATCAGATATAAAAGAAGGAAAAAGTGCAGGTTTGTGAGATTCTCAGTAGCTAGGTACGGTCGATACAACACAATTCCAAAGATATATTCCTTGGTCCCTGTTGGAAAGACGGCTAATGCATTATCCAAACATTTATATTGATTGATGGGTCTCATGCATGCATACCATCCTTTTCAAGTTTCAACAAAGCAATATGAGCAAACTACAGAGCATTTTGGAtccaaatcttcaaatacgGTACCTTGAACTTAATACTTTAGTATATATCTTTCCAAGTCAAAGATTTATCACATGTGTGTTTTATTGTGGTCCTAGCTAGCATGCTCAACAACAACTAGTTAGCCACACTACTGTTGTACGTATATATCTTccagcttaggccttgtttggatgtagtcgtattcacctcaatccacatgtgttgaggtggattggagtggaacttgaactaaattccaccccaatccataccaacacacatggattgaaatgaatacgacaacatccaaacaaggccttattgatTCCTCGGAACATTTTGCTTTTTCCGATCCAGAAGCTCCGAGATCAGCTAGCTCTTCGTTCAGTACTCAGTAAACTAGATCGTGCTGGGCTAAAAGTTGATAAATTCCATGCATGCAGATCGAGTGTGGTAGTAGATCCGGACCCGTTATGGGAAACCTAGCTGCATGCCTGCaaactctataaaaggcagctaCCCCCCTGTGCTCCCAAACCATCAGTcttccatactccatctccaCGACAACGTGCATCCACAGCTAGCAGGAGCTTGTTCActgtttttagagagagagagagagagatcaaatCAATAGTATAATGGAGCGTGTGATGCAGCTGGCGTCGGAGCGTGCGGTGGTGGTGTTCACGCTGAGCAGCTGCTGCATGTGCCACTCGGTGACGCAGCTTTTGGTGGCGGACATGAGCGTGAACGCGCTGGTGCACGAGCTAGACAGAGACCCTAGGGGCAAGGACATGGAGCGCGCCCTGCTCAAGATGCTCGGCGGCGGCAGGGGCTCCGCCGCCGTCCCCGCCGTCTTCATCGGCGGCAAGCTCGTCGGCGGCACCAACAGCGTCATGTcgctccacctcgccggcgagctcgtgcCCATGCTCATGAACGCCGGCGCGCTCTGGGTCTAGCTAGACACCAGATCGAGTACTACGGGtgcatgcatgaccatatatatatatatatatatatatatatatatatatatatatatatatatatataggacgcgtttcttttacacg from Sorghum bicolor cultivar BTx623 chromosome 8, Sorghum_bicolor_NCBIv3, whole genome shotgun sequence encodes:
- the LOC8067246 gene encoding putative glutaredoxin-C14; translated protein: MERVMQLASERAVVVFTLSSCCMCHSVTQLLVADMSVNALVHELDRDPRGKDMERALLKMLGGGRGSAAVPAVFIGGKLVGGTNSVMSLHLAGELVPMLMNAGALWV